Proteins encoded by one window of Salmo trutta chromosome 17, fSalTru1.1, whole genome shotgun sequence:
- the LOC115152028 gene encoding ADP-ribosylation factor 4 has translation MGLLISSVFTRLFGKKQMRILMVGLDAAGKTTILYKLKLGEIVTTIPTIGFNVETVEYKNICFTVWDVGGQDKIRPLWRHYFQNTQGLIFVVDSNDRERVAESAEELSKMLQEDELREAVLLVFANKQDLPNAMAVSDLTDKLGLQSLRSRVWHVQATCATQGTGLYEGLDWLSNELSKQ, from the exons ATGGGGCTTCTAATCTCGTCAGTTTTTACCAGACTGTTCGGCAAGAAACAGATGAGAATACTTATGG TTGGCTTGGATGCTGCAGGGAAAACCACTATCTTGTACAAACTGAAGCTGGGAGAAATAGTGACCACCATTCCAACTATTG GCTTTAACGTGGAGACGGTGGAGTACAAGAACATCTGCTTCACAGTGTGGGATGTGGGTGGTCAGGACAAGATCAGACCTCTCTGGAGACACTACTTCCAGAACACACAG GGTCTGATATTTGTAGTAGACAgcaacgacagagagagagtggctgaGTCTGCAGAGGAGCTCTCCAAAATG CTCCAGGAGGATGAGTTGAGAGAAGCAGTATTGCTGGTGTTCGCTAACAAGCAGGACCTTCCCAACGCTATGGCGGTCAGCGACCTCACAGACAAACTGGGACTGCAGAGCCTCCGCAGCAGAGTG TGGCACGTGCAGGCGACCTGTGCGACACAGGGCACAGGACTGTATGAAGGACTGGACTGGCTTTCCAACGAGCTGTCCAAGCAGTAA
- the si:dkey-30c15.2 gene encoding uncharacterized protein si:dkey-30c15.2: MDPSNGTLSNDQITGLSTVYLVSLSLSLIGSFSVLVVSIARRRHLQEQVKPLVQLAIADLLAAATLMFTNAMNETDSFTDSVLICKHLLPLSLTFYCVSFLLVVVYAWESKHAVEGWRERPREEESQCRQRVVVLPVYTLVWFTPLVMYFAYTMTSVLTTADLVPAGHGTANNSEVSTYCTSCILFLHLWSDHCSDIEQIHDMLMRCILFFIVILVLVCCTVVYYKVDSLYRRYEEGLFPVEGDARSRKRLRGVFSTVRYMIVVIIFCWTPALLLVVLSVMPDIPKDKLFPLYAIQAVTVSLQGCLNSVVYAWRRPNFRDAVLGERMPLLSQDAPLSFFDESLRGPPE; encoded by the exons ATGGATCCTTCGAATGGAACTTTAAGTAACGACCAG ATCACTGGTCTCTCGACTGTGTACCTAGTATCTCTGTCTTTAAG CTTGATTGGGAGTTTTTCAGTGCTGGTGGTTTCCATCGCAAGGAGGAGGCACTTACAAGAACAG GTGAAGCCCCTGGTCCAGCTGGCTATAGCTGAtctgttggcagcagccaccTTGATGTTCACCAACGCAATGAATGAGACCGACAGCTTCACCGACAGTGTGTTAATCTGTAAACACCTACTGCCTCTGTCACTG ACATTTTACTGTGTGTCGTTTCTGCTGGTGGTAGTGTATGCCTGGGAGTCAAAGCATGCTgtcgagggatggagggagagaccaagagaggaagag tccCAGTGTAGACAAAGGGTGGTGGTGTTGCCTGTATATACACTTGTGTG GTTTACGCCGTTGGTGATGTACTTTGCGTACACAATGACTTCAGTCCTGACCACAGCGGACTTGGTACCAGCCGGCCACGGGACAGCAAACAACAGTGAAGTTAGCACATACtgcaccag CTGTATCCTCTTCTTGCATCTCTGGAGTGACCACTGCTCAGATATT GAACAGATCCATGACATGTTAATGCGATGCATCCTCTTCTTCATTGTGATACTAGTGTTGGTGTGCTGCACA GTGGTTTACTACAAGGTGGACAGCTTGTATCGCAGGTACGAGGAGGGACTATTTCCTGTGGAGGGAGACGCACGTTCCAGGAAAAGACTGAGGGGTGTGTTCTCCACTGTTCGCTACATGATTGTGGTTATCATCTTCTGCTGGACGCCAG CTCTTCTTCTGGTTGTCCTGTCTGTGATGCCAGACATACCTAAAGATAAGCTCTTCCCCCTCTATGCTATACAG GCGGTGACGGTGTCGCTGCAGGGCTGTCTGAACAGTGTAGTCTACGCCTGGAGACGACCAAACTTCAGAGACGCTGTGCTTGGAGAGAGGATGCCCCTGCTCAGCCAAGACGCCCCCTTGTCCTTCTTCGACGAATCACTGAGGGGGCCGCCAGAGTGA